In Deltaproteobacteria bacterium, the following proteins share a genomic window:
- the secG gene encoding preprotein translocase subunit SecG, which produces MHLVLTILHFILCFILIGVILLQAGKGADIGAAFGAGGSQTVFGPRGATTFLSKMTAAVAILFLLTSITLARMARQGPGGSVLEKYPAKTEVQTPQTAPQEAPSANVPQPTDSNEKK; this is translated from the coding sequence ATGCATCTTGTCTTGACGATTTTACACTTCATTCTCTGTTTTATCTTGATCGGCGTTATCCTTCTCCAGGCTGGCAAAGGGGCCGATATCGGGGCTGCCTTTGGTGCTGGTGGTTCACAAACCGTCTTTGGTCCGCGCGGGGCGACCACTTTCCTAAGCAAGATGACAGCGGCCGTTGCCATCCTCTTTCTGTTGACCTCTATCACACTGGCTCGCATGGCAAGACAGGGACCGGGTGGAAGTGTGCTGGAAAAGTATCCGGCCAAGACCGAGGTTCAGACTCCACAGACTGCCCCTCAGGAAGCTCCTTCGGCGAATGTTCCTCAACCGACGGATTCCAATGAAAAGAAATAA
- a CDS encoding DUF2141 domain-containing protein: MTRERLFLSGVILIFLMASPVFGDNSATLEVEVTGIKNKKGEVGVALFESVKGYPTHLEYAYETEWIPYEKGEGSLTFNFEGLPPDDYAVSVLHDVNANRKVDRTGLGFPKEGVGFSNDQKVTLKAPSFKKSKFDLVAGETKKIIIRLEYRKD, encoded by the coding sequence ATGACACGAGAGAGATTATTCTTATCAGGCGTTATCCTCATTTTTCTTATGGCCTCTCCTGTTTTTGGTGATAACTCGGCAACCCTTGAAGTGGAGGTGACAGGAATCAAAAATAAGAAAGGAGAGGTTGGCGTTGCCCTGTTTGAGAGCGTGAAAGGTTATCCGACCCACCTCGAATATGCCTATGAAACAGAGTGGATCCCCTATGAAAAAGGAGAAGGTAGTTTAACCTTCAACTTCGAAGGTCTCCCTCCGGACGACTATGCGGTCTCCGTCCTCCACGACGTCAATGCCAACAGAAAGGTTGACCGTACCGGCCTCGGATTTCCAAAAGAGGGAGTTGGTTTTTCAAATGATCAGAAGGTAACGTTGAAGGCTCCGAGTTTCAAGAAGTCAAAATTCGACCTCGTCGCTGGTGAGACTAAAAAAATCATTATTCGACTCGAGTATCGGAAGGATTAG
- a CDS encoding triose-phosphate isomerase: MNRLIIVANWKMNGTVSETLKMITELSHRLEKQTIAEVVIAPPFTSLYSAQIVLQETSFKLAAQNCHWEHEGAYTGEVSPDFLREIGCSHVIVGHSERRRYFGETDEMVGRKIQTALASELTPIFCIGETKEERSSGRTEAVLEQQIKKGLQGLPMGDIKDLIIAYEPVWAIGTGETAAQEQIEKEHSYIRNLIARAYDAPTANRIPLLYGGSVNSDNIKKIVETRNVDGVLVGGASLSLEKFVKMIRLAESREVH; encoded by the coding sequence ATGAACCGTTTGATTATTGTTGCTAATTGGAAAATGAATGGGACGGTGTCGGAGACTCTCAAGATGATTACCGAGTTGAGTCACCGTCTTGAGAAGCAAACGATTGCCGAAGTGGTGATCGCCCCGCCGTTCACATCGCTTTATTCGGCGCAAATTGTCCTGCAGGAGACGAGCTTCAAGCTGGCGGCCCAAAATTGCCACTGGGAGCATGAAGGGGCTTACACCGGAGAGGTTTCACCCGATTTCTTGAGAGAGATCGGGTGCAGTCACGTCATTGTGGGACATTCGGAGAGAAGACGCTATTTTGGCGAGACCGATGAGATGGTGGGACGAAAGATCCAGACCGCGCTTGCCTCTGAACTGACCCCGATCTTTTGTATTGGTGAGACAAAAGAGGAACGATCCAGTGGAAGGACCGAGGCTGTTCTGGAGCAACAGATCAAAAAGGGGCTTCAGGGTCTTCCGATGGGGGATATCAAAGATTTGATTATTGCTTATGAGCCGGTTTGGGCGATTGGCACCGGAGAGACGGCAGCCCAGGAGCAGATTGAGAAAGAGCATAGTTACATCCGCAATCTTATTGCTCGGGCCTACGATGCCCCGACGGCGAACAGGATCCCACTTCTTTACGGGGGAAGTGTGAACAGTGACAACATCAAGAAGATTGTTGAGACGCGGAACGTTGACGGTGTTCTGGTGGGAGGGGCGAGTCTTTCACTTGAAAAATTTGTCAAAATGATCCGGCTCGCGGAATCGAGGGAGGTTCACTGA